The following proteins are co-located in the Castanea sativa cultivar Marrone di Chiusa Pesio chromosome 8, ASM4071231v1 genome:
- the LOC142605888 gene encoding L10-interacting MYB domain-containing protein-like, whose product MVKIKETSNPNPKPSKNSSSVRAIWTSRQTTIFCEACVDEVFKGNQPSTCFNKKGWNNIIEAFEKNTGKKYSRDKFKHTWDGLKKEWILWNKLIGSESGLGWDAAKGTISATDEWWERKLMEVPDAAKFREKGLENVELLDIMFKDIATTGELAWAPTSGVLPDDIETRKEGLGEISTDTSSPDNNDDDDPNEVETPNPTQPLNPIQPTQDKGKKLALPSSTQGKGKKGGAALKMTQQLSRMCDVVESRNLVISVEPGSTIRNVMERVCTLDGIEKGSELYFMAARIFQKREKREMFVVMGEPYLYPSSKMKQDC is encoded by the exons ATGGTTAAGATAAAGGAGACTTCAAATCCCAACCCTAAACCATCCAAAAATAGCTCAAGTGTTAGAGCTATTTGGACATCAAGACAAACAACAATCTTTTGTGAAGCTTGTGTGGATGAGGTATTTAAGGGTAATCAACCTAGTACTTGCTTTAATAAAAAGGGTTGGAATAACATTATAGAAGCTTTTGAGAAGAATACTGGAAAGAAATATTCTAGGGATAAGTTTAAGCATACGTGGGATGGATTGAAGAAAGAATGGATACTTTGGAACAAGTTAATAGGAAGTGAATCTGGATTGGGATGGGATGCAGCCAAAGGAACAATATCTGCAACTGATGAGTGGTGGGAGAGGAAGCTAATG GAGGTACCTGATGCTGCAAAATTTCGAGAGAAGGGTTTGGAGAATGTAGAGTTATTAGACATCATGTTTAAGGACATTGCAACCACTGGAGAATTAGCATGGGCCCCCACTTCAGGTGTGCTACCTGATGATATTGAGACACGTAAGGAGGGGTTAGGTGAAATTTCTACTGACACATCTTCTCCagataataatgatgatgatgatcctAACGAAGTTGAGACTCCTAACCCTACACAGCCACTTAACCCTATACAACCAACacaagacaaaggaaagaagctaGCTTTGCCATCATCCACACAGGGCAAAGGGAAGAAAGGAGGAGCAGCATTGAAGATGACTCAACAACTTAGTCGTATGTGTGATGTTGTGGAGTCAAGGAACTTAGTTATTTCAGTTGAGCCGGGTAGTACTATTCGTAATGTCATGGAACGTGTATGCACTTTGGATGGCATTGAGAAGGGATCTGAACTCTACTTCATGGCAGCACGTATTTTTCAAAAacgagagaaaagagagatgtTTGTCGTGATGGGAGAACCATATTTGTACCCCAGCTCCAAGATGAAGCAAGATTGTTAG